The genomic window AGGTCCCAcatcccgccggcggcggggtccGACGACTGGTTCGCCGTCACGAGGTACGGCGACCAGAAGACGGCGATGGTGAAGTTGTGGGACTCGTAGTGCATCGTCCTGAACCCCGGATCCCTCGTCTTCGACACGTCCTTCGGGTACTccaccttaaaaaaaaaacatcacaattTAATTTTACGCGGATTCATCCTGTACTTTGTGCAAAAGGATCGAAATTTTAACGCACATTAATCCTGTACTATGTACAAAAGATCACCATTCGTACACGGATTCATCCTGTACTTTGTATACAAAAGATCGCAATTTACGCGGATTAATTAATCCTGTACTTTGTGCGAAAAGATTACATTTCTTTTCGCGGATTAATCCTGACGAAAAAttatgtaagaaaaaaaatgtagtacgAAATATTTTGTTACCTTGGAGAGGAGGCACATGAGCGACTGCATATGGTTCCTGGCGAGCGAGTCGCCGACGAACGCCATCGACTTGCCTCTGACGAGCTCCAAGAACGCCGCCGCGTCGAACCGCGGCAGCTCGCACCgctccggccgccaccgccaccggaggAACCCGAGGTCGGGCCTCCCGTACTTCATGCAGTTCTGGTGCTCCTGGATCAACGGGCAGCTCTCGTTCGTGTAgtacggcgccgcgccgccgccgtcgtcgggcaCCCACTCGCCGCGGAAGATGTCGCAGTCGCTCGGCACCCGCGCCACGGCGACGGCCGGTGGTGCGCGCCGCGCGCTCTCCGAGGAGTAACCGGACGGCAGCGACGCGACgctgctgatggtgatagcCTCGTATCTTCCGAGGAAAGAAGGGCGTCCCGCCgccgtgaggaggaggaggaggacggcgacggcggcggcggcggcgagcgccgggaGCGGCGACACCGCTCTGGGCCTGACGACCTGAAGCTTCTTCTTCGTCATTGGCAACGTGTAATATCTATCTACAGAAGCTGCCAAGCTGCAGCAATGGCGATCGATTTGACTGCGTCGCAGGTGAGACGGCGAGTTCGATTGCTGCAGCTATATCTGACCTCGGGTGGTCACGTCGTCGTTGCACTTTGACCGCAGTCGAGAATCCAGCGGACAAAAATTAAGTCTGAACACtccaaataaaacaaaactattagcgcacgattaattaaattttatttattttaaactttaaaaagtaaATTCATTTAGTAGTTCAAAGAAGTTTCGAGGTTTTCGTGTTAACGAAAATGGTGGGGAACGGGACGGCCGTGTGGTCGGGTATTATTATTCCAGGGGTTTGGAGGCAATGTCCGGTTGGGCGCATGTGACAGCGGTGTGTTGTACTGGGTTTAAGGCAAAAAAGTGCTCACTTTGGTCCTGTTTAATTAGCGATGAGCGTGTATAGATGATGGTTCACGTGACGGGCAAGTGGATGATGGTGTCAGTACCAGCCGATTTTGATAAGCGCTAGCTTTGGGGAACAGAATCAATCTGAGCAATCGATGAAAAGAAAAGTTTTGAATTGAGAGATACTTTTGTGTAGATGGAGAGGCACGGAGAGGCGAGGCAAACGCTCAGAATGCAAAGGGAAAAATACGCCAAAACGGGCCGGCAGATCGTGGGTGCCGGCCGTGCGCGTGCGGTTTGATGTGCAGGAGGCCATGGATGGAGATGGCATCAATGTGTCATGCAAAGCGAAATCGAGCACCTCCGCACAACCGTGATGATTCGAAGCACTTGTAAAGAGCATGTTTCACACCGGTTTAACTCCAGCTGAAACTTAGCTTCAccgaaaataaaaataaagctGTGTGGAAAGCTCTcgtaaaataaactagagagatgAAGCTGGGTTTAATCTATTTTGTAACTCCACTTTAGATCTAACTtctaaagttaaatttagaaattaaagGTCTACCAAACAAATCTAAAGTCTCTGTGTGTAGTATTTTGAGAGAGTATATCAGTTCTAGCGTGCGAACCAACGCGCGGGAACAAAGGCAAGCCGCATGTCAAGTACGAGCATCATGCGTTTTTGCtgttaaaaaaaaggacatGATTCATGCGTGGATTTgctgctcttttctttttcaggaaGGCTATATGTCTGTTGACAGATTTTTTATAGATGAATCATTCACTTTTTAAGCCGTTGATCTTTTTTTGAGATTGGTGCAATCCTAGATTAGTATCATCTAGTTTGTTCCGTCTGTGGATTACTGGGATCCTTTGGGCTTTATGTGACCATAAGACCCTTCTGTTACTCTTTTTACCCTTATTTAACGTGAAGTTCGCTCACAAAATATCGTATGATCCCACGCGTACTAATTACATCAtacttacactataattacatatgtaattttagtgtatttacgatgtaagtctgaaaattacatttgtaataattttagtgtatttacgatgtaagtctGAAATCTACTTGAGCCCATTTGAGCCCACATGAGCTTCAGATTATCTATGTGGCccgtttgtttttttattttgtttgtgtatatTAATATCATCCGTTAGATGTTGATCCAAAGGATAAAGAAATCTGCATGATAGGAGGCTAAAAAATCTATCACATGATGTATAGGCAGTCCCTTCTTTTTTCGGATGAGCTATATCTGTGtcgcatgttttttttgactgaaaacAGTTGGATCTCTGCCGTTGATGATTTGATGTACGGTGGATAAACGCTTGAGGCATGCAGCTTTCCTTTTTATCATTATTAAtcctttgactttttttattaGCATCGGATTTTTCCTTTATGGATGATAATACGTTTGTTACATCATAGTTACATACTATTTACACTATAACTAGCATGGCGGCCCACACAGATTGCGCGGCTaccatcattatattttctctcatataatagtatatatgttttcttaatgtattattcaaataaattaaaatgacagcataattttaaattttgtactaactttacgaaactactaatgtgtaatatttatattgtatttttatatacgtgttagttattaattatttttaatatcaaattttagttatttgtaaattatattcctatatggactctagactcgtttttcaatattttttaaatccGAATTCTTATTATctgtaaattatatttgtatatatactCTAGTCTCTTCttccaaaattatttatttttaattctaagatttttattatttctaattgtatttctatgtgactctaaactcatctttcaatattctttaatttttaatttcaaattttagttagttctaaattgtattcctatattgactttagactcttaTTCCCATGTTttgtttaaatttcaaattttagttatttgtaaattatatttttatacggactctaaactctacttttaattttattatatttattccaaattttagttagttttaaattcctatatggactctatactcttcgtctaatattccttatttttaattccaaatttctattatttcttaattgtatttctatatggactctatactcttctttcaatattctttattttttaatttcgaattcagttatttataaattgtatttctatatggactctagtctactcttccaatattccttattttttaattctgaatttctattatttcttaattgtatttctatatggactctatactcttcttctaatattatttattttttaatttcgaatttcagttatttataaattgtatttctatatggactctagtcttctcttccaatattccttatttttaattccgaatttcaactatttctaaattgtatttctacatggactctagtcttctcttccaatat from Oryza glaberrima chromosome 6, OglaRS2, whole genome shotgun sequence includes these protein-coding regions:
- the LOC127777369 gene encoding protein trichome birefringence-like 19 codes for the protein MTKKKLQVVRPRAVSPLPALAAAAAVAVLLLLLTAAGRPSFLGRYEAITISSVASLPSGYSSESARRAPPAVAVARVPSDCDIFRGEWVPDDGGGAAPYYTNESCPLIQEHQNCMKYGRPDLGFLRWRWRPERCELPRFDAAAFLELVRGKSMAFVGDSLARNHMQSLMCLLSKVEYPKDVSKTRDPGFRTMHYESHNFTIAVFWSPYLVTANQSSDPAAGGMWDLYLDEPDAAWAAAVAGFDYAVVSAANWFTRPSMFHERGRLVGCHYCLVPGVPDLTLRYSLRAAFRTALRALAAGAGGAGVFNGTAIVRTLSPTSHFEGGEWNKGGDCRRTRPSTANETRMSGLDLDFHTAQVEEFRRAEAAAAMASGRSAARLLLMDTTAAMVARADGHPSRYGHWAHEKVTLYNDCVHWCLPGPIDVWNEMLLQMLLLHQPGAVSV